One genomic segment of Bradyrhizobium prioriisuperbiae includes these proteins:
- a CDS encoding L-2-amino-thiazoline-4-carboxylic acid hydrolase, with the protein MGITVIEQAKIQAQVLVPLIKALQAELGEARANSLVRKALGETYRRHGEEFWRAKNEKNLGKENLGKANLGKTMASAFATYARDDALDYRVVTQSQDAFEIDVTGCRYAEFYKELGEPELGFLLVCSADFDTAEGFDPDIKLARTQTIMQGAGHCDFRYRRSKEVD; encoded by the coding sequence GTGGGCATAACCGTCATCGAACAGGCCAAGATCCAGGCTCAGGTCCTGGTGCCGTTGATCAAAGCCTTGCAGGCGGAATTGGGCGAGGCGCGCGCCAACAGCCTCGTTCGAAAGGCCCTGGGTGAAACTTACCGGCGCCACGGTGAAGAATTCTGGCGGGCGAAAAACGAGAAAAATCTCGGCAAAGAAAATCTAGGGAAGGCAAATCTCGGCAAGACCATGGCGTCCGCATTCGCCACCTACGCCCGAGACGATGCGCTTGATTATCGCGTGGTTACCCAGTCGCAGGACGCCTTCGAGATCGATGTGACGGGATGCCGGTACGCCGAATTCTACAAGGAACTGGGCGAGCCGGAGCTTGGCTTCCTGCTGGTCTGCAGTGCAGACTTCGACACAGCCGAGGGGTTCGATCCCGATATCAAGCTCGCCCGCACGCAGACGATCATGCAGGGCGCCGGCCATTGCGATTTTCGGTACCGGCGATCGAAAGAGGTAGACTGA
- a CDS encoding ABC transporter ATP-binding protein has translation MTSDTLLTVEKLSVALPHGADRAFAVEDVSLSVRRNELVCLVGESGSGKSITAHAMLGLLPPNVSVASGSIRFKGTDIATANDAEMRKLRGGEISMIFQEPLSALNPLARVGDQITEAIITHARPRPARAALEARVEELIAAVGLPEPATLRRSYPFQLSGGQRQRVMIAIAMANNPALLLADEPTTALDVTTQKQILNLIRQLQAERGMGVLFITHDFGVVADIADRVVVMRNGRVVEQGTVDDVLRAPKDAYTKALIAAVPGSRPAASGRAISGEPLLTARGLNKTFVTRQGLFRPARRVPAVRDVALSLKPRETVAVVGESGSGKSTLGRIVMRLIEPDGGTVDFGGTDFLSVHGAQLRAMRRKVQIVFQDPFAALDPRQKVGDAIARGPMAYGVPAAEAKADAKWLLARVGLKDSAAERYPHEFSGGQRQRICIARALALKPLVLVADEAVSALDVSVQAHILELLAELREEMNLAMLFITHDLRVAAEIADRIVVMRRGEIVEQGETLSVFRNPQHAYTQALLDAIPGRRLFAGPGGGDQPRVMTA, from the coding sequence GTGACATCAGACACTTTGCTCACGGTCGAGAAGCTGTCGGTTGCACTGCCGCACGGCGCGGATCGCGCGTTCGCGGTCGAGGACGTCTCCCTGTCGGTCCGCCGCAACGAGCTGGTTTGCCTGGTTGGTGAATCCGGCTCCGGCAAGTCGATCACGGCGCATGCCATGCTGGGTCTGCTGCCGCCGAATGTCAGTGTCGCGTCCGGGAGCATCCGCTTCAAGGGCACGGATATCGCGACCGCGAATGATGCCGAGATGCGCAAGCTGCGCGGCGGCGAGATCTCCATGATCTTCCAGGAGCCGCTCAGCGCGCTCAATCCGCTGGCGCGGGTCGGCGACCAGATCACTGAGGCGATCATCACCCACGCACGGCCGCGGCCGGCGCGGGCGGCGCTTGAGGCCCGTGTCGAGGAACTGATAGCCGCGGTTGGGTTGCCGGAGCCGGCGACGCTGCGAAGAAGCTATCCGTTCCAGCTCTCCGGTGGTCAGCGCCAGCGTGTGATGATCGCCATCGCCATGGCGAACAATCCGGCCTTGCTGCTGGCCGACGAGCCCACCACCGCACTCGACGTCACGACGCAAAAGCAGATCCTGAACCTGATCCGTCAGTTGCAGGCCGAGCGCGGCATGGGCGTGCTGTTCATCACCCATGATTTCGGCGTGGTCGCCGATATCGCCGACCGCGTGGTGGTGATGCGTAATGGTCGCGTGGTGGAACAGGGTACCGTGGATGACGTGCTGCGCGCTCCGAAGGATGCCTACACCAAGGCGCTGATCGCGGCGGTGCCGGGCTCGCGTCCGGCAGCGAGCGGCCGTGCCATCAGTGGCGAGCCGCTGCTCACGGCGCGTGGCCTGAACAAAACGTTTGTCACCCGCCAGGGTTTGTTTCGCCCGGCGCGACGTGTGCCGGCGGTGCGCGATGTGGCGCTGTCGCTCAAGCCGCGGGAAACGGTGGCGGTGGTCGGGGAATCCGGTTCCGGCAAGTCGACCCTCGGTCGAATCGTGATGCGGCTGATCGAGCCCGATGGCGGCACGGTGGATTTCGGTGGCACGGATTTCCTCTCGGTGCATGGCGCGCAACTGCGGGCGATGCGCCGCAAGGTGCAGATTGTGTTCCAGGATCCGTTCGCGGCGCTGGATCCACGCCAGAAGGTTGGCGATGCCATCGCCCGCGGCCCGATGGCCTATGGCGTGCCGGCGGCGGAGGCCAAGGCGGACGCAAAGTGGCTGCTTGCCCGCGTCGGATTGAAGGATAGCGCCGCCGAGCGTTACCCGCACGAGTTCTCCGGCGGCCAGCGCCAGCGCATCTGCATCGCACGCGCGCTCGCCTTGAAGCCGCTGGTGCTGGTGGCGGACGAGGCGGTGTCGGCGCTCGATGTTTCGGTGCAGGCGCATATCCTGGAGTTGCTCGCCGAGCTGCGTGAGGAGATGAACCTCGCGATGCTGTTCATTACCCACGATCTGCGGGTGGCGGCTGAGATCGCCGACCGCATCGTGGTGATGCGCCGCGGCGAGATCGTCGAGCAGGGTGAGACACTGTCGGTGTTTCGCAATCCTCAGCATGCCTACACCCAGGCGCTGCTGGACGCGATTCCCGGCCGCCGGCTGTTTGCCGGCCCCGGTGGTGGCGACCAGCCCCGGGTGATGACGGCCTGA
- a CDS encoding ABC transporter permease — MDTLKAFFRHPTGVIGFVILAAVVALAVTAPLLFPDDPWDMVGAPFQPPLSEGLWLGSDMLGRDVAAGIAYGARVSLLIGLVSTMAAVCVGVLIGAIAGYYGDKVDDVMMRLTELFQTIPGFILAILLVATLGPTLTNVIIAIAAVSWPPLARLTRAEFLRLRGREFVQAAVCQGQAPLAVVLRHILPNAISPIIVTGSLTIATAILIESALSFMGLGDPNLMSWGFMIGAARTVIRQAWWMSVFPGIAILLTVLAINLVGEGLNDTLNPRIARKWRPA; from the coding sequence ATGGATACGCTCAAAGCCTTCTTCCGCCATCCGACCGGTGTGATCGGATTCGTCATTCTCGCCGCCGTTGTCGCGCTGGCGGTCACGGCCCCTCTGCTGTTTCCCGACGATCCCTGGGACATGGTTGGCGCGCCATTCCAGCCGCCGCTGAGCGAAGGGCTGTGGCTTGGGTCCGACATGCTGGGACGCGATGTCGCCGCCGGCATCGCCTATGGCGCGCGGGTGTCGCTGTTGATCGGCCTTGTTTCTACCATGGCTGCGGTCTGCGTCGGCGTCCTGATCGGCGCCATCGCCGGTTATTATGGCGACAAGGTCGACGACGTGATGATGCGTCTCACCGAATTGTTCCAGACCATTCCCGGCTTCATTCTGGCCATTCTTCTGGTGGCGACACTGGGACCGACCTTGACCAACGTCATCATCGCCATCGCAGCGGTGAGCTGGCCGCCCTTGGCGCGGCTGACGCGGGCGGAGTTCCTGCGGCTGCGCGGCCGGGAATTCGTGCAGGCCGCAGTCTGCCAGGGGCAGGCACCTCTGGCGGTGGTGCTGCGCCACATTCTGCCCAATGCGATCTCGCCGATCATCGTCACCGGCTCGCTGACCATCGCCACCGCAATCCTGATCGAAAGCGCGCTGAGCTTCATGGGCCTTGGCGATCCGAACCTGATGTCCTGGGGTTTCATGATCGGCGCCGCGCGCACTGTGATCCGTCAGGCCTGGTGGATGAGCGTGTTTCCGGGCATCGCCATCCTGCTCACCGTGCTGGCCATCAATCTGGTCGGCGAGGGATTGAACGATACTCTGAATCCGCGCATCGCGCGCAAATGGCGGCCGGCATGA
- a CDS encoding ABC transporter permease, which yields MSLLALDAKGGGVVAAALAIGAWVAKFVAVVLVIATFNFVLVHAAPGDPAQVIAGQSGASDEKLLAQLREEYGLDKPYIVQLGTYLKRIVTLDLGYSYRQQRPVRALLAERLPATLLLTGTAFLTALFLGIVLGTLAGVRAGKWSDTALTIVSLFLYAMPVFWLGLMLVLLFSVRLDWLPAFGYVTIGVQMTPLQRIGDIGAHLILPAISLAAVYLAIYARLMRSSVIEVTHQDFIKTARAKGLKQGRIIARHILRNAILPVVTVAGMQAGALVGGAVVIETVFAWPGLGRLTYDAVLQRDYPVLLGIFLVMSVIVIVLNLVTDAIYRLIDPRVSLRAAS from the coding sequence ATGAGTTTGCTCGCCCTCGACGCGAAGGGAGGCGGCGTGGTTGCCGCCGCCCTTGCCATTGGCGCCTGGGTCGCCAAGTTTGTCGCGGTGGTGCTGGTGATCGCCACCTTCAATTTCGTGCTGGTTCATGCGGCGCCCGGCGATCCCGCCCAGGTGATCGCCGGACAAAGCGGTGCGTCCGACGAAAAGCTGCTGGCCCAGTTGCGCGAGGAGTATGGCCTCGACAAACCTTATATCGTTCAGCTTGGGACCTATTTGAAGCGGATCGTCACTCTCGATCTCGGCTACTCCTACCGCCAGCAGCGACCGGTGCGGGCGCTGCTGGCTGAGCGGCTGCCGGCGACCCTGCTGCTCACTGGCACCGCGTTCCTGACCGCTTTGTTTCTCGGCATCGTGCTCGGCACGCTGGCGGGTGTGCGCGCCGGCAAGTGGTCGGATACGGCGTTGACCATCGTCTCGCTGTTTCTCTATGCCATGCCGGTGTTCTGGCTCGGGCTGATGCTGGTGTTGCTGTTTTCGGTGCGGCTCGACTGGTTGCCGGCCTTCGGTTACGTCACCATCGGCGTGCAGATGACGCCCTTGCAGCGGATCGGCGATATTGGTGCTCATCTCATTTTGCCGGCGATCTCGCTCGCCGCAGTGTATCTCGCGATCTATGCGCGGCTGATGCGCTCCTCCGTCATCGAGGTGACGCACCAGGATTTCATCAAGACCGCGCGCGCCAAGGGCCTGAAACAGGGCCGGATCATTGCCCGCCATATCCTGCGCAATGCCATTCTGCCGGTGGTGACCGTTGCCGGCATGCAGGCGGGAGCGCTGGTCGGTGGCGCGGTGGTGATCGAAACCGTGTTCGCCTGGCCCGGCCTCGGCCGGCTGACCTATGACGCAGTGCTGCAGCGCGACTATCCCGTGCTGCTCGGCATCTTCCTGGTGATGTCGGTGATCGTCATCGTGCTCAACCTCGTCACCGATGCGATCTACCGGCTGATCGATCCCCGCGTCAGTCTGCGCGCAGCGTCCTGA
- a CDS encoding ABC transporter substrate-binding protein, with translation MNRREFAKLSLMTGVMAGSGIPLGLKRAAGQTRGGTLNTIIQPEPPILVTALNQQQPTLTLGGKIYESLLRYDFNLKPMPGLAQSWEVSPDGLTYTFKLFPNITFHDGTPLTADDVIFSTTKMLMETHARARGTFARAESATAPDPLTVVFKLKAPFAPFLGAFDCTTAPIVPKHIYDGTDYRKNPANAQAIGCGPFKLKEWVRGSHVHLVKHEGYYRKGEPYLDEIIYRVIPDAASRSVALEQGTVQLTQWSDVESFDVQRLAKLPNLDMTTKGYEFFAPHQWLELNNRIAPMNDKRFRQAVMYAIDRKAMLARVYFGLGKIATGPISSKTRFYEKDVKQYEYSLDKAKALLDEMGLKPGADGKRVTIPYLVPPYGEIYQRSAEFLRQSLGRVGIDLQLQGIDMAGWAEKCSNWDFSMTMNLVYQFGDPALGVSRTYISSNIRKGILFSNTAGYSNPDVDRLFEEAAVATSDAKRQEHYSAVQKLVVEDVPVVWLLEQDYPNFIDKKLKNVITTAIGVHETFGTVSLG, from the coding sequence ATGAACAGACGTGAATTCGCCAAGTTGAGTTTGATGACGGGTGTGATGGCCGGCAGCGGTATTCCGCTCGGGCTGAAACGCGCGGCGGGGCAGACCCGCGGGGGAACGCTCAATACCATCATCCAGCCCGAGCCGCCGATTCTCGTCACCGCGCTGAACCAGCAGCAGCCGACACTGACGCTGGGCGGCAAGATCTACGAAAGCCTGCTGCGCTACGACTTCAATCTGAAGCCGATGCCGGGGCTAGCGCAATCCTGGGAGGTGTCGCCGGACGGGTTGACCTATACCTTCAAGCTGTTCCCCAATATCACCTTCCACGACGGCACGCCGCTGACCGCTGACGACGTCATCTTCTCGACCACCAAGATGCTGATGGAAACCCACGCTCGCGCCCGCGGCACCTTTGCCCGGGCGGAGAGTGCGACGGCGCCGGATCCGCTCACCGTGGTGTTCAAGTTGAAGGCACCGTTTGCACCCTTCCTCGGCGCTTTCGATTGCACCACCGCGCCGATCGTGCCGAAGCACATCTATGACGGTACCGATTACCGCAAGAATCCTGCCAATGCGCAGGCCATCGGCTGCGGGCCGTTCAAGCTGAAGGAATGGGTGCGCGGCTCGCACGTGCATCTGGTCAAGCACGAAGGCTATTATCGCAAGGGCGAGCCGTATCTGGACGAGATCATCTACCGGGTGATCCCGGACGCCGCGTCGCGCTCGGTGGCCCTCGAACAGGGCACTGTGCAGCTGACCCAGTGGTCGGATGTTGAATCGTTCGATGTGCAGCGGCTGGCGAAGCTGCCCAACCTCGACATGACTACCAAGGGTTACGAGTTCTTCGCTCCGCATCAATGGCTGGAATTGAACAACCGCATCGCGCCGATGAACGACAAGCGTTTCCGCCAGGCGGTGATGTACGCCATCGACCGCAAGGCGATGCTGGCGCGGGTTTATTTCGGCCTCGGCAAGATCGCCACTGGTCCGATCTCGTCGAAGACGCGCTTCTATGAGAAAGACGTCAAGCAGTACGAATATTCGCTCGACAAGGCGAAGGCGCTGCTCGACGAGATGGGCCTGAAGCCGGGCGCGGACGGCAAACGGGTGACGATCCCCTATCTCGTTCCACCGTATGGCGAGATCTATCAGCGCTCCGCGGAGTTCCTGCGCCAGTCGCTGGGACGGGTCGGCATCGACCTGCAGCTGCAAGGCATCGATATGGCTGGCTGGGCAGAGAAATGCAGCAACTGGGATTTTTCGATGACCATGAACTTGGTCTACCAGTTCGGAGATCCGGCGCTCGGCGTGTCACGCACCTACATCTCCTCCAACATCCGCAAGGGCATCCTGTTCTCCAACACCGCCGGTTATTCCAATCCGGACGTCGACCGGTTGTTCGAAGAGGCGGCGGTGGCGACCTCCGACGCCAAACGGCAGGAGCACTACAGCGCCGTGCAGAAGCTCGTGGTCGAGGATGTCCCGGTGGTCTGGCTGCTTGAGCAGGATTATCCGAATTTCATCGATAAGAAGCTGAAGAATGTGATCACGACGGCGATCGGCGTGCACGAGACGTTCGGCACGGTGTCGCTGGGATGA
- a CDS encoding ArgE/DapE family deacylase has translation MSSAIDRNFDKQVAFLQRLVQFRSLRGEEAPVQQWLASQFAERGYKVDEFSLADVKLHEHPKAAPMDNIDPAGSRQVVATYDNNGHGRSLILQGHIDVVPEGPVDLWSDPPYAAVVRDGWMFGRGAQDMKSGVSAMIFALDAIRAAGYAPDARIHLQTVTEEESTGNGALSTLVRGYRADACLIPEPTGHTLTRAQVGAVWFRLRVRGTPVHVAYAQTGTSAILSATHLIRAFQEYTKTLNAKAVEDSWFKDVKDPIKFNVGIIKGGDWASSTAAWCELDCRLGLLPNSSPQEAMRGIEQCLAEAQKNDTFLSENPAELVWSGFQADAAVCEPGSAAEGVLGVAHQTAFGATLEDRLSTAVNDTRYYCVDYGIPALCYGPYGIGPHAFNERVELESIRKTTLSIALFVANWCGLRKL, from the coding sequence CTGAGTTCCGCCATCGATCGCAATTTCGACAAGCAGGTCGCCTTCCTGCAGCGGCTGGTGCAGTTCCGCAGCCTGCGTGGCGAGGAAGCGCCGGTGCAGCAGTGGCTGGCGTCGCAGTTTGCCGAGCGGGGCTACAAGGTTGATGAGTTCAGTCTGGCGGACGTCAAACTGCATGAACACCCGAAAGCCGCGCCGATGGATAACATCGATCCCGCCGGCTCCAGGCAGGTCGTCGCCACCTATGACAACAACGGGCATGGCCGCAGCCTGATCCTGCAGGGACACATCGATGTGGTGCCGGAAGGCCCGGTCGACCTGTGGAGCGATCCGCCGTATGCGGCGGTCGTGCGTGACGGCTGGATGTTCGGCCGCGGTGCGCAGGACATGAAATCCGGCGTCTCCGCCATGATCTTCGCCCTCGACGCCATCCGCGCGGCTGGCTACGCGCCCGATGCACGGATTCATCTGCAAACCGTTACAGAAGAAGAGAGCACCGGCAACGGTGCGCTGTCGACCCTGGTGCGTGGCTATCGCGCGGACGCTTGCCTGATTCCCGAACCGACCGGACATACCTTGACCCGTGCCCAGGTCGGCGCGGTCTGGTTCCGGCTGCGGGTGCGCGGCACGCCGGTGCATGTCGCTTACGCCCAGACCGGGACCAGCGCGATCCTCTCCGCCACCCATCTGATCCGCGCATTCCAGGAGTACACCAAGACATTGAACGCCAAAGCGGTCGAGGATTCCTGGTTCAAGGACGTCAAGGATCCGATCAAGTTCAATGTCGGCATCATCAAGGGCGGTGACTGGGCGAGTTCCACTGCTGCTTGGTGCGAGCTGGATTGTCGGCTCGGGCTGCTGCCGAACTCGTCGCCGCAAGAGGCGATGCGCGGCATTGAACAATGTCTGGCCGAGGCGCAGAAGAACGATACCTTCCTGTCGGAAAATCCGGCTGAGCTGGTGTGGAGCGGCTTTCAGGCCGACGCCGCGGTGTGCGAGCCAGGCAGCGCGGCGGAAGGCGTGCTCGGCGTCGCACACCAGACGGCCTTCGGTGCCACCCTTGAAGATCGCCTCTCCACTGCCGTCAACGATACCCGCTACTACTGCGTCGACTACGGCATTCCGGCGCTGTGTTATGGGCCATACGGCATCGGGCCGCACGCCTTCAACGAGCGGGTCGAACTGGAGAGCATCCGCAAGACCACGCTGAGTATCGCGCTGTTCGTGGCCAATTGGTGCGGCCTGAGAAAGCTGTGA